One genomic segment of Mesoterricola silvestris includes these proteins:
- a CDS encoding patatin-like phospholipase family protein produces MRLAAALLAPALAFAQGTFGVKVVPPDMVFTFAPRVELPGRPKVALVLSGGGARGVAHIGVVERMEEVGLPVDSITGTSAGSLMGALMAGGFSGREIEELFTRVDFNRSFLDPLGRTLGRTLQEDEAENGTLMSLRLEGGVPSFALALREGVEIRRTLEGLMARADYFSGGDYDRLKHPLRVVATNLETGRGKVFDRGDLVEVLRASMAVPGAFRPVVIDGQPYVDGALVENLPVFTARGIFHPDVVLAVDVSTPFQKASVTNFFSLAARSLDLVVERRQWESRAAATVLVRPEMRTTDFLEYGSELPAMIQAGRTAFDACLPLLKEKMLGPEGEGDLVPVSRVEVGTIHPLEPAASAMLARILPPGTPVHRQDVLLALQQLLLHGWARDATARVDGGVLRIDVAPFGRIRSLSVQGSPRLVKDLENRARAEFVLGEPFNPEVFGTFLSGFVHRLVTAGTPLVDVRGSGFDDATGELVLAVHEPAIRDVRVRGARGDYESRYLQRLLAHARGDIVHTTRLRNDLDLAGRRLHLAELRAQIRPVEGTPDADLELTPVHHKAMAVDLSLGYETTLGASTGLTYRTENFGGFGVEGELSGARNRLQQMGSLALQGPVFQSFPGFAVEFWASTFRQRLERGPDYPSAELPQGAAGAILSTQDLGVGGYARYGNMGTGKVGLATTWREASRDWEGARFLRHQRTLELSTEWDNFDRHTFPREGLLLRGRYGLGECLPDRLPWSSFRLGYMRAHGLTTFGSKRASANLGLDLDLEWGYGRNLPLDRFWNLGGTSFLVGSQALSLQAPDFAVARFGVPLRMAGPFGLSFQVVPRLDYAVVSGSASSQFRDRRLLGTGAVVRTIFARFYVEMSYGFMREYRAGSGWGPSAGSFNALIGTQPFDIWKR; encoded by the coding sequence ATGAGGCTCGCCGCCGCCCTGCTCGCGCCAGCCCTGGCCTTCGCCCAGGGGACCTTCGGCGTGAAGGTGGTTCCGCCCGACATGGTCTTCACCTTCGCCCCGAGGGTGGAGCTGCCCGGGCGCCCCAAGGTGGCCCTGGTGCTGAGCGGGGGCGGGGCCCGGGGCGTGGCCCACATCGGCGTCGTGGAGCGCATGGAGGAGGTGGGCCTGCCCGTGGACAGCATCACGGGCACCAGCGCCGGGTCCCTCATGGGCGCCCTGATGGCGGGGGGATTCTCGGGGCGGGAGATCGAGGAGCTCTTCACCCGCGTGGATTTCAACCGCTCGTTCCTGGATCCCCTGGGGCGCACCCTGGGCCGGACCCTGCAGGAGGACGAGGCCGAGAACGGCACCCTCATGTCGCTGCGCCTGGAGGGAGGGGTGCCCTCCTTCGCCCTGGCGCTGCGGGAGGGGGTGGAGATCCGCAGGACCCTGGAAGGGCTCATGGCCCGCGCGGACTACTTCTCCGGGGGGGACTACGACCGCCTGAAGCACCCGCTGCGCGTGGTGGCCACGAACCTGGAGACGGGGCGGGGCAAGGTGTTCGACCGGGGCGACCTGGTGGAGGTGCTGCGGGCCTCCATGGCGGTGCCCGGGGCGTTCCGGCCGGTGGTGATCGACGGCCAGCCCTACGTGGACGGGGCCCTGGTGGAGAACCTGCCCGTCTTCACGGCCCGGGGGATCTTCCATCCGGACGTGGTGCTGGCGGTGGACGTGAGCACGCCCTTCCAGAAGGCGTCCGTGACGAACTTCTTCTCCCTGGCGGCGCGCAGCCTGGACCTGGTGGTGGAGCGCAGGCAGTGGGAGAGCCGCGCCGCGGCCACCGTTCTGGTGAGGCCGGAGATGCGCACCACCGACTTCCTGGAGTACGGGAGCGAGCTTCCCGCCATGATCCAGGCGGGGCGGACCGCCTTCGACGCGTGCCTTCCCCTCCTGAAGGAGAAGATGCTGGGGCCCGAAGGGGAGGGTGACCTCGTTCCGGTGTCCCGGGTGGAGGTGGGCACCATCCATCCCCTGGAACCGGCGGCCTCGGCCATGCTGGCCCGCATCCTGCCGCCCGGGACGCCGGTGCACCGCCAGGACGTGCTGCTGGCCCTCCAGCAGCTGCTGCTCCACGGCTGGGCCCGGGACGCCACGGCCCGGGTGGACGGGGGGGTCCTGCGCATCGACGTGGCGCCCTTCGGCCGCATCCGCTCCCTGTCGGTCCAGGGCAGCCCGCGGCTGGTGAAGGACCTGGAGAACCGGGCCCGGGCCGAGTTCGTCCTCGGGGAGCCCTTCAATCCGGAGGTCTTCGGGACCTTCCTCAGCGGCTTCGTGCACCGCCTCGTCACCGCGGGCACGCCCCTGGTGGACGTGCGCGGCTCGGGCTTCGACGACGCCACCGGCGAGCTGGTACTCGCGGTTCATGAACCGGCCATCCGCGACGTGCGGGTGCGCGGGGCGCGGGGGGACTACGAATCCCGGTACCTCCAGCGCCTCCTCGCCCACGCCCGGGGCGACATCGTCCACACCACGCGCCTTCGCAACGATCTCGACCTGGCCGGGCGCAGGCTCCACCTGGCCGAGCTCCGGGCGCAGATCCGCCCCGTGGAGGGCACGCCGGACGCCGACCTGGAGCTGACCCCCGTGCACCACAAGGCCATGGCCGTGGACCTGAGCCTGGGCTACGAAACCACCCTGGGCGCCTCCACGGGCCTCACCTACCGCACGGAGAACTTTGGGGGATTCGGGGTGGAGGGGGAGCTCTCGGGGGCGCGCAACCGGCTCCAGCAGATGGGCTCCCTCGCCCTGCAGGGCCCGGTCTTCCAGTCCTTCCCGGGCTTCGCGGTGGAGTTCTGGGCCTCCACCTTCCGCCAGCGCCTGGAGCGCGGCCCGGACTATCCCTCCGCCGAACTGCCCCAGGGCGCGGCCGGCGCCATCCTCTCCACCCAGGACCTGGGCGTAGGCGGGTACGCGCGCTACGGCAACATGGGCACGGGGAAGGTGGGGCTGGCCACCACCTGGCGGGAGGCCTCCCGCGACTGGGAGGGGGCCCGGTTCCTCAGGCACCAGCGGACCCTGGAGCTCTCCACCGAGTGGGACAACTTCGACCGCCACACCTTCCCCCGGGAGGGGCTGCTGCTCCGGGGCCGCTACGGCCTGGGGGAATGCCTTCCGGACCGGCTGCCCTGGAGCTCCTTCCGGCTGGGGTACATGCGCGCCCACGGGCTCACGACCTTCGGGTCCAAGCGCGCCAGCGCGAACCTGGGCCTGGACCTGGACCTGGAGTGGGGCTACGGGCGGAACCTGCCCCTGGACCGCTTCTGGAACCTGGGGGGGACCTCCTTCCTGGTGGGCTCCCAGGCCCTCAGCCTCCAGGCGCCGGACTTCGCCGTGGCGCGGTTCGGGGTGCCCCTGCGCATGGCGGGGCCCTTCGGCCTCTCCTTCCAGGTTGTGCCCCGGCTGGACTACGCGGTCGTCTCGGGCAGCGCCTCCTCCCAGTTCCGGGACCGCAGGCTCCTGGGCACCGGCGCCGTGGTGCGCACGATCTTCGCGCGGTTCTACGTGGAGATGAGCTACGGGTTCATGCGGGAATACCGGGCGGGGTCCGGATGGGGCCCATCCGCGGGCTCCTTCAACGCACTCATCGGCACCCAGCCCTTCGATATCTGGAAGCGGTGA
- the rph gene encoding ribonuclease PH, with the protein MRLSEESRSLALETGVQLHAEGSCLVRLGNTHVLCSASLEDRVPEWMRGRGKGWITSEYGMLPRATHTRSAREAAKGRQQGRTVEIQRLIGRSLRQAVDLAALGEVQLTLDCDVVNADGGTRCASITGAWVALALALKARGLERALINQVAAVSVGILEGCPGLRQGLILDLEYEEDHRAAVDCNLVASLPTGGASELSVVEFQSTGEGRSFSRTEATALLDLGLKGCAALMEAQRKAVALG; encoded by the coding sequence ATGAGATTGTCAGAAGAATCAAGATCCCTGGCGCTGGAAACGGGCGTCCAGCTCCACGCGGAAGGCTCCTGCCTCGTCCGCCTGGGGAACACCCATGTGCTCTGCTCCGCCAGCCTCGAGGACCGGGTGCCCGAGTGGATGCGGGGCCGGGGCAAGGGCTGGATCACCTCGGAGTACGGCATGCTCCCCCGGGCCACCCACACCCGCTCCGCGCGGGAGGCCGCCAAGGGCCGCCAGCAGGGCCGTACCGTGGAGATCCAGCGCCTCATCGGCAGGAGCCTGCGCCAGGCGGTGGACCTCGCGGCGCTGGGGGAGGTGCAGCTCACCCTGGACTGCGACGTGGTCAACGCCGACGGGGGGACGCGCTGCGCCTCCATCACCGGCGCCTGGGTGGCCCTGGCCCTGGCCCTGAAGGCCCGCGGCCTGGAAAGGGCGCTCATCAACCAGGTGGCGGCGGTGAGCGTGGGTATCCTGGAGGGGTGCCCCGGCCTGCGCCAGGGGCTCATCCTGGACCTTGAATACGAGGAGGACCACCGTGCCGCGGTGGACTGCAACCTTGTGGCCTCCCTCCCCACGGGCGGGGCTTCCGAACTCTCCGTGGTGGAATTCCAGTCCACCGGGGAGGGGCGCAGCTTCAGCAGGACCGAGGCCACGGCCCTCCTGGACCTGGGGCTGAAGGGATGCGCCGCGCTCATGGAAGCCCAGCGCAAGGCCGTCGCCCTGGGATGA
- a CDS encoding RpiB/LacA/LacB family sugar-phosphate isomerase, translated as MKIGFASDHAGYDLKERLKAWALAQGHEAVDFGTDGHASVDYPDFAHRAAEGMDTWERLVLVCGSGIGISISANRHRGLRCALVTSPEHARLARMHNDANAIAFGQRLTDPLQAEYYLKTFLETPFEGGRHEFRVKKIEPGA; from the coding sequence ATGAAAATCGGCTTTGCTAGCGATCATGCAGGTTATGACCTCAAGGAGCGCCTGAAGGCGTGGGCTTTGGCCCAGGGACACGAGGCGGTGGACTTTGGGACCGATGGCCATGCCTCTGTGGATTATCCGGATTTCGCGCACCGGGCTGCGGAAGGTATGGATACGTGGGAACGCCTTGTGCTCGTCTGCGGGTCCGGCATCGGCATCAGCATCTCGGCCAATCGCCACAGGGGCCTCCGTTGCGCCCTGGTGACTTCACCCGAGCACGCCAGGCTGGCCAGGATGCACAATGACGCAAACGCCATCGCTTTCGGCCAGCGGCTGACGGATCCGCTTCAAGCTGAATACTACCTCAAAACGTTCCTGGAAACCCCCTTTGAAGGGGGCAGGCACGAATTTCGGGTGAAAAAGATCGAGCCGGGAGCCTAG
- a CDS encoding DEAD/DEAH box helicase, translating into MTRPILQYRPLDRGFLLCMPGEGGAQDWQRTLRTLPGNLHGRDRLTPARARLFLPDSSLVETHTVPLRWQRALPWLASMATDPGKVGGSMAFWASALRLLQSMVLRGALLPQLDTRGNPWRATWGISLTSPADRQALDELLKAMPPSVLAFPEDDGWIFTKGLALGALETEEVDDDLAQPPAAPFVLKAFLEDGADFLVRFVAGSLRQGEDPRLGLIHRLRGHKRDRLPWDERLMVALSHPMNEFPTIGVTERTLGEQLEQWSEGARVQWIRPSLKLEAPPVPTDVDAIHEADRLSEAGWILRVGLETQDGDYIPVARLWEPSVEPEVLEARKVLLRGLARAVPFFPPLQGALSGKQPEDLPLLPTEAWQFLTRGAGQLKEAGFLVHIPEQLAEFGGARRLRAKVKLGARHIEAASDEGAVQEGLDGSVSADWSLMLGDDNLDLQDFAQMASLKHPLVAWKGKWVALDPETLKQITQVIQASRGAGFESMSRGEALAAALTGSAHIPGVSEAIEVEVAGDFGAALEDLKILPDKPISQPAAFKGALRPYQLRGLAWLEGLSRLGLGGILADDMGLGKTIEVLALLLHRQQQDPHVGNPTLLICPTSLLGNWEREIAKFAPTIPFFVHHGNNRDRLPKVFRPHTIVLTTYGVIRREEEVFGARAWGMVVVDEAQAIKNAGSFQAKAVRKLRAPFKLALTGTPIENRLLELWSILAFALPGYLGSESRFKDQFASPIEKYRDTDAANELRQRVGPFILRRLKTDRSIIQDLPDKNEMKVYTQLTREQAALYQARVDQMEKDLEAASSIERRGRILALLTHLKQICNHPSQFLKQTGPYKGRSGKLERLTDMLEEVLESGEKALVFTQFKEMGDRLQVHLLDVLGFEPPFLHGGSSREQRDEMVRSFQEDEDGAKVMLLSLKAGGVGLNLTAATHVFHFDRWWNPAVEDQATDRTYRIGQTRNVQVHKFITMGTLEEKIDGMLESKRDLADRVVGTGEGWLTELDDDALRRLVVLEPDADIMGEEEANGNGHGHGNGHGHGGAVPAPPVPEPPEEDDVNDVLPARTRALAKRKPRPALRKGVLS; encoded by the coding sequence ATGACCCGGCCCATCCTCCAGTATCGTCCACTGGACCGGGGATTTCTCCTGTGCATGCCCGGGGAGGGCGGCGCCCAGGACTGGCAGCGGACCCTGAGGACCCTGCCGGGCAACCTCCACGGCCGGGACCGGCTGACCCCCGCCCGGGCCCGGCTCTTCCTGCCCGATTCCAGCCTGGTGGAGACCCACACGGTGCCGCTGCGGTGGCAGCGGGCCCTGCCCTGGCTGGCCTCCATGGCCACCGATCCGGGGAAGGTGGGCGGGAGCATGGCCTTCTGGGCCTCCGCCCTGCGCCTCCTCCAGTCCATGGTCCTCCGGGGCGCCCTGCTGCCCCAGCTGGACACCCGGGGCAATCCCTGGCGCGCCACCTGGGGCATCAGCCTCACCAGCCCCGCCGACCGCCAAGCGCTTGATGAACTTCTCAAAGCCATGCCCCCCTCGGTCCTGGCCTTCCCCGAGGACGACGGGTGGATCTTCACCAAGGGCCTGGCCCTGGGCGCCCTGGAAACCGAGGAGGTGGACGACGACCTGGCCCAGCCCCCCGCGGCCCCCTTCGTGCTGAAGGCCTTCCTGGAGGACGGCGCGGATTTCCTGGTGCGCTTCGTGGCCGGCTCCCTGCGCCAGGGGGAGGATCCGAGGCTCGGCCTCATCCACCGGCTCCGGGGCCACAAGCGGGACCGGCTGCCCTGGGACGAGCGCCTCATGGTGGCCCTCAGCCACCCCATGAACGAATTCCCCACCATCGGCGTCACGGAACGCACCCTGGGCGAACAGCTGGAGCAGTGGAGCGAGGGCGCGCGGGTCCAGTGGATCCGGCCCAGCCTGAAGCTGGAGGCCCCGCCGGTGCCCACGGACGTGGACGCCATCCACGAGGCGGACCGCCTCTCCGAAGCCGGCTGGATCCTCCGGGTGGGCCTGGAGACCCAGGACGGCGACTACATCCCCGTGGCCCGCCTCTGGGAGCCCTCCGTGGAACCCGAGGTGCTGGAGGCCCGCAAGGTCCTCCTGCGGGGCCTGGCCCGGGCCGTGCCCTTCTTCCCGCCCCTGCAGGGGGCCCTCTCCGGCAAGCAGCCCGAGGACCTTCCCCTCCTGCCCACCGAGGCCTGGCAGTTCCTCACCCGGGGCGCCGGCCAGCTCAAGGAGGCCGGCTTCCTGGTGCACATCCCCGAGCAGCTGGCGGAGTTCGGCGGGGCCCGGCGCCTCCGGGCCAAGGTCAAGCTGGGGGCCCGGCACATCGAGGCCGCCTCCGACGAAGGCGCCGTGCAGGAAGGCCTGGACGGCTCCGTTTCCGCCGACTGGTCCCTCATGCTGGGCGACGACAACCTGGACCTCCAGGATTTCGCCCAGATGGCCAGCCTCAAGCACCCCCTGGTGGCCTGGAAGGGCAAGTGGGTGGCCCTGGACCCCGAGACCCTCAAGCAGATCACCCAGGTGATCCAGGCCAGCCGCGGCGCCGGCTTCGAGAGCATGAGCCGGGGCGAGGCCCTGGCCGCGGCCCTCACCGGAAGCGCCCACATCCCGGGCGTGTCCGAGGCCATCGAGGTGGAGGTGGCCGGCGATTTCGGCGCGGCCCTGGAGGACCTGAAGATCCTCCCCGACAAGCCCATAAGCCAGCCCGCGGCCTTCAAGGGGGCCCTGCGCCCCTACCAGCTCCGGGGCCTGGCCTGGCTGGAGGGCCTGTCCCGCCTGGGTCTGGGCGGCATCCTCGCCGACGACATGGGCCTGGGCAAGACCATCGAGGTCCTCGCCCTGCTCCTGCACCGCCAGCAGCAGGACCCCCACGTGGGCAACCCCACCCTCCTCATCTGCCCCACCTCCCTGCTGGGGAACTGGGAGCGGGAGATCGCCAAGTTCGCGCCCACCATCCCCTTCTTCGTGCACCACGGCAACAACCGCGACCGGCTTCCCAAGGTGTTCCGGCCCCACACCATCGTCCTGACCACCTACGGCGTGATCCGCCGGGAGGAGGAGGTCTTCGGCGCCAGGGCCTGGGGCATGGTGGTGGTGGACGAGGCCCAGGCCATCAAGAACGCCGGCAGCTTCCAGGCCAAGGCCGTGCGCAAGCTGCGCGCCCCCTTCAAGCTCGCCCTCACCGGCACGCCCATCGAGAACCGGCTCCTGGAGCTCTGGTCCATCCTGGCCTTCGCCCTTCCCGGCTACCTGGGCAGCGAATCCCGGTTCAAGGACCAGTTCGCCTCGCCCATCGAGAAGTACCGCGACACCGACGCCGCCAACGAGCTGCGCCAGCGGGTGGGCCCCTTCATCCTGCGCCGGCTCAAGACCGACCGCTCCATCATCCAGGACCTGCCCGACAAGAACGAGATGAAGGTCTACACCCAGCTCACCCGGGAGCAGGCCGCCCTCTACCAGGCCCGGGTGGACCAGATGGAGAAGGACCTGGAGGCCGCGAGCTCCATCGAGCGCCGGGGCCGCATCCTGGCCCTGCTCACCCACCTCAAGCAGATCTGCAACCACCCCTCCCAGTTCCTCAAGCAGACTGGACCCTACAAGGGGCGCAGCGGGAAGCTGGAACGGCTCACCGACATGCTCGAGGAGGTGCTGGAGAGCGGGGAGAAGGCCCTGGTCTTCACCCAGTTCAAGGAGATGGGCGACCGGCTCCAGGTGCACCTCCTGGATGTGCTGGGCTTCGAGCCCCCCTTCCTCCACGGCGGATCCAGCCGCGAGCAGCGCGACGAGATGGTGCGCAGCTTCCAGGAGGACGAGGACGGCGCGAAGGTGATGCTCCTGAGCCTCAAGGCCGGCGGCGTGGGCCTCAACCTCACCGCGGCCACCCACGTCTTCCACTTCGACCGCTGGTGGAACCCCGCCGTGGAGGACCAGGCCACGGACCGCACCTACCGCATCGGCCAGACCCGCAACGTGCAGGTGCACAAGTTCATCACCATGGGCACCCTGGAGGAGAAGATCGACGGCATGCTGGAATCCAAGCGGGACCTCGCGGACCGCGTGGTGGGCACGGGCGAAGGCTGGCTCACGGAGCTGGACGACGACGCCCTGCGGCGCCTGGTGGTGCTCGAGCCCGACGCCGACATCATGGGCGAGGAGGAGGCCAACGGCAACGGCCACGGCCACGGCAATGGCCATGGCCATGGCGGCGCCGTTCCGGCCCCGCCCGTCCCGGAGCCCCCCGAGGAGGATGACGTGAACGACGTCCTCCCGGCCCGCACCCGCGCCCTGGCCAAGCGCAAGCCCCGGCCCGCGCTCCGGAAGGGGGTGCTCTCATGA
- a CDS encoding SWIM zinc finger family protein codes for MSQMSERFGTTWWGRLWITALEQLGDDFENRLPRGKKYAEEGAVSHFTVTPGEIQAKVHGRKTYNVTLGLPALSSSQWEKALERIHAESRFVASLLAGEMPQGLDETFRESGASLYPRVPKELQTHCDCPDWANPCKHVAAVCYIMAEALDRDPWLLFDLRGRTREDVLQALQARMDAPAAESAPRKRGRPKKAVSVVDLLPRRNEMAEPWLRMSEEAFDTPPVPIPEVALPRAIPADPSVFIQLGPLPHARIEASLCLAALMHRTAQVVQVQIEEGVGNMEESETPYDPAGEPPVEAPASPFESAMPAQPSAKPWRHSKKRRWGKG; via the coding sequence ATGAGCCAGATGAGCGAACGTTTCGGCACCACCTGGTGGGGCCGCCTCTGGATCACCGCCCTGGAACAGCTGGGCGACGACTTCGAGAACCGGCTCCCCCGCGGCAAGAAGTACGCGGAAGAGGGCGCCGTGAGCCACTTCACCGTCACCCCCGGCGAGATCCAGGCCAAGGTGCACGGCCGGAAGACCTACAACGTCACCCTGGGCCTGCCCGCGCTCTCCTCCTCCCAGTGGGAGAAGGCCCTGGAGCGCATCCACGCCGAGAGCCGCTTCGTGGCGTCCCTCCTGGCCGGCGAAATGCCCCAGGGCCTGGACGAGACCTTCCGGGAATCCGGCGCCAGCCTCTACCCGAGGGTGCCCAAGGAGCTGCAGACCCACTGCGACTGCCCCGACTGGGCCAATCCCTGCAAGCACGTGGCGGCGGTGTGCTACATCATGGCCGAGGCCCTGGACCGGGATCCCTGGCTCCTCTTCGATCTGCGGGGCCGCACCCGCGAGGACGTGCTCCAGGCCCTCCAGGCCCGCATGGACGCCCCCGCCGCCGAGTCCGCTCCCCGCAAGCGGGGCCGGCCGAAGAAGGCGGTGTCCGTGGTGGACCTGCTGCCCCGGCGCAACGAGATGGCCGAACCCTGGCTGCGCATGTCCGAGGAGGCCTTCGACACCCCGCCGGTGCCCATTCCGGAAGTGGCGCTGCCCCGGGCCATCCCCGCGGACCCCTCCGTCTTCATCCAGCTGGGCCCGCTGCCCCACGCCCGCATCGAGGCCAGCCTCTGCCTCGCGGCCCTCATGCACCGCACCGCCCAGGTGGTGCAGGTCCAGATCGAGGAGGGGGTGGGCAACATGGAGGAATCCGAGACCCCGTACGATCCCGCCGGCGAGCCCCCCGTCGAGGCCCCGGCCTCCCCCTTCGAATCCGCCATGCCCGCCCAGCCCAGCGCGAAGCCCTGGCGCCACAGCAAGAAACGCCGCTGGGGCAAAGGCTGA
- a CDS encoding RidA family protein, whose product MKTIATPNAPSAIGPYSQAQVSGNLLFTAGQIPLVPGTMEMVTGSVEDQTVQVVANLTAVLQAAGTDWSRVLKTTVFLTDLAEFGAFNAVYEKLLGGAKPARSTVQVAALPRGAKVEIELVAEIRADA is encoded by the coding sequence ATGAAGACCATCGCCACCCCCAACGCCCCCAGCGCCATCGGCCCCTACTCCCAGGCCCAGGTCTCCGGCAACCTCCTGTTCACCGCCGGCCAGATCCCCCTGGTGCCCGGCACCATGGAGATGGTCACCGGCTCCGTGGAGGACCAGACCGTCCAGGTGGTGGCCAACCTCACCGCCGTGCTCCAGGCCGCGGGCACGGACTGGTCCCGGGTGCTCAAGACCACCGTCTTCCTCACGGACCTGGCCGAATTCGGCGCCTTCAACGCCGTGTACGAGAAGCTGCTGGGAGGCGCCAAGCCCGCCCGCAGCACCGTCCAGGTGGCGGCCCTCCCCCGGGGCGCCAAGGTGGAGATCGAGCTGGTGGCGGAGATCCGCGCCGATGCGTGA
- a CDS encoding PLP-dependent cysteine synthase family protein, with translation MRDKRVYDSILDVIGNTPLVRLRRITAGIPFPVWVKLEYLNPMGSSKDRIAKYLVEQAEKDGRLHPGDVILENSSGNTAMGLALAAIQKGYTLKAVVRDRTSKEKLDQLTALGVDLVKVDTSLPPDHPDSYNLITPRLARETPDCYFPDQHNNRENNEAHYRGTGPEVWEQMDGKIDVFVAGMGTGGTIGGVGRYLKERNPAVKIVAVDVVGSVFTPYFRTGDPGKAAPYLLEGLGDEFLIGCADFSVIDEMVQVTDKEAFLAARELARTEGLLVGGSSGAVIHALKKIAPTLPPDARVAILFPDSASRYLSTIFNDDWMREKGMLD, from the coding sequence ATGCGTGACAAGAGGGTCTACGACAGCATCCTCGACGTCATCGGCAACACCCCCCTGGTGCGCCTGCGCCGGATCACCGCCGGCATCCCCTTCCCCGTGTGGGTCAAGCTCGAGTACCTGAACCCCATGGGCAGCAGCAAGGACCGCATCGCCAAGTACCTGGTGGAGCAGGCCGAGAAGGACGGCCGCCTCCACCCCGGCGACGTGATCCTGGAGAACTCCTCGGGCAACACCGCCATGGGCCTCGCCCTCGCCGCCATCCAGAAGGGCTACACCCTCAAGGCCGTGGTGCGGGACCGCACCAGCAAGGAGAAGCTGGACCAGCTCACGGCCCTGGGCGTGGACCTGGTGAAGGTCGACACCAGCCTCCCCCCGGACCACCCCGACAGCTACAACCTCATCACCCCGCGCCTCGCCCGGGAGACCCCCGACTGCTACTTCCCCGACCAGCACAACAACCGCGAGAACAACGAGGCCCACTACCGGGGCACCGGCCCCGAGGTGTGGGAGCAGATGGACGGGAAGATCGATGTCTTCGTGGCCGGCATGGGCACCGGCGGCACCATCGGCGGCGTGGGCCGCTACCTGAAGGAGCGCAACCCCGCCGTGAAGATCGTGGCCGTGGACGTGGTGGGTTCGGTCTTCACCCCCTACTTCCGCACCGGCGACCCCGGCAAGGCCGCCCCCTACCTCCTGGAGGGCCTGGGCGACGAGTTCCTCATCGGCTGCGCCGATTTCTCCGTCATCGACGAAATGGTCCAGGTGACGGACAAGGAAGCCTTCCTGGCCGCTCGCGAGCTGGCCCGCACCGAAGGCCTCCTGGTGGGCGGCTCCAGCGGCGCCGTCATCCACGCCCTGAAGAAGATCGCCCCCACCCTCCCCCCCGACGCCCGGGTGGCGATCCTGTTCCCCGACAGCGCGTCCCGGTACCTGAGCACGATCTTCAACGACGACTGGATGCGGGAAAAGGGAATGCTGGATTAG
- a CDS encoding SDR family oxidoreductase encodes MTRVLVTGANRTLGRAVAERLIQDPSYHPILSGRDPARVHAVFPGLDSASIEGLDFSKALPTPVLKGLVCRLKPLAAVVHCASYYGPGSLLIAPETDLESCLTFLGNTLRLVRSAAEAFGEEGGRIILMGSVAADPRTLTGRHGLYGFFKGSLREMCRHVAKEIARRQGTITYVNLGSFQAEGEAGPGDRSRLPLGEVTSLVCNLVALPPRMRVDEVDCFPLDPFREAHLADP; translated from the coding sequence ATGACCAGGGTCCTGGTGACCGGGGCAAATCGCACTCTGGGCCGGGCGGTGGCTGAAAGGCTGATCCAGGATCCGTCCTATCACCCCATTTTGAGCGGACGGGATCCGGCCCGGGTCCACGCGGTCTTCCCTGGGCTGGACAGCGCCTCCATCGAGGGGCTCGATTTTTCGAAAGCGCTGCCTACCCCCGTTCTCAAGGGCCTGGTCTGCCGGCTTAAGCCGCTGGCTGCCGTGGTGCACTGTGCTTCGTATTACGGCCCGGGCTCGCTGCTCATCGCTCCAGAAACGGACCTGGAAAGCTGCCTCACCTTCCTTGGAAACACGCTTCGCCTGGTAAGGAGCGCCGCCGAGGCCTTCGGGGAGGAGGGGGGCCGGATCATCCTTATGGGATCCGTGGCCGCGGATCCACGAACGCTGACGGGGCGTCATGGCCTATACGGATTCTTCAAAGGTTCCCTGCGGGAAATGTGCCGCCACGTGGCCAAGGAGATCGCCCGGAGGCAGGGCACCATCACCTACGTGAACCTGGGGTCCTTCCAGGCCGAAGGCGAGGCCGGACCGGGTGACCGGTCCCGCCTTCCCTTGGGGGAGGTCACGTCCCTGGTCTGCAATCTGGTGGCCCTGCCACCCCGGATGCGGGTGGACGAGGTCGACTGCTTTCCCTTGGACCCATTCCGGGAGGCGCACCTTGCCGATCCCTAA